Proteins encoded within one genomic window of Cyprinus carpio isolate SPL01 chromosome B22, ASM1834038v1, whole genome shotgun sequence:
- the LOC109047804 gene encoding vascular cell adhesion protein 1-like: MDSALLLTLLLPVAVASHVLDLPSKVLFKVGDRRELSCSMSSCPEKVKFVWTTLEDKPIFATIDKRDRESVLVFDSVMKNHENTILCKATCGKETKQAKTEIKIYSFPKNPVISGYDSLKLGEENILRCEGSSVHPSEFLVVQWLYRDTVLQTYEGESERDAYSFPITFTPSNEDDGKAITCRASLSMEDIPADERTKETSVPLTVLSAPHNVKVSGMPAVLLGSSLTLTCEAEGKPKPAFTWTALKPDGRSVEMGKHQDLFMQHVSLSDAGTYQCDVSNDLGSQKASFSVVVQAPPMDTLIVASPQSTLKEGDSVSIFCNSSGVPVTHVELSRRVNGVKTEIISSGSAETSVTIDSVKLADSGLFMCEAFNDYGRQNSILNLTVKAHLLEVALQPDNEVVLEKGSRLILSCQASGCPQPKFSWKNLSKMPILRRLETDGFQSQLVFDLVELEDEGTYLCEVTCGSIKKSKQTEVKVFSFPTNPVVKDSGPSLVGEMMKLTCTAQEVFPANLFQILWMDGEREMHSETGSFSSGTINLTSVYSYRVNTEDQDKRITCKVLLEMRGVPTAQAVKTASTTLSVHYPPRATSITVSPLTELKEGESVSISCLSDSFPVGRTVLSRVMNGGQTELMTSYGLETLFTFPSVGLDDSGVYVCETSNMYGSHNDSVEITVKAPPRNTTVEILPSTDVQEGQNITICCRSVSFPPPTVVLSKLNSEKIVYSLDGVFLLINLTPNDTGLYQINVTNYLGYETEIFNISVMEKRVNPPLGWKDFLMPAMCLGVAAALLGVVVYVWRARKKGSYDFTKCNLSTV, translated from the exons ATGGATTCAGCTTTACTGTTGACTTTGCTTCTCCCGGTTGCAG TTGCTTCCCATGTCCTGGACCTGCCGTCCAAAGTTCTGTTCAAAGTGGGCGACAGGAGAGAGTTGTCTTGCAGCATGTCTTCTTGCCCGGAGAAGGTGAAGTTTGTTTGGACCACATTAGAAGACAAACCGATTTTTGCCACTATTGATAAACGGGACAGAGAATCTGTGCTGGTCTTTGACAGTGTTATGAAGAATCACGAAAACACCATACTGTGCAAAGCAACCTGTGGAAAGGAGACAAAACAGGCAAAAACAGAGATTAAAATTTATT CTTTTCCAAAAAACCCAGTTATATCCGGATATGATAGCTTGAAACTGGGCGAGGAAAACATTTTGCGCTGTGAAGGATCTTCTGTACACCCTTCAGAGTTTCTTGTAGTGCAGTGGCTGTACAGAGACACAGTTCTTCAGACTTATGAAGGAGAATCCGAAAGAGATGCATATTCATTCCCTATTACATTCACACCTTCTAATGAGGATGATGGGAAGGCAATAACATGCAGAGCATCACTCAGTATGGAAGATATACCAGCTGATGAGAGGACCAAGGAAACGTCTGTACCCCTGACAGTTCTCT CTGCACCGCATAACGTTAAAGTATCTGGAATGCCCGCTGTCCTGCTGGGATCCAGTTTAACTTTGACCTGTGAGGCCGAGGGCAAGCCAAAGCCTGCGTTTACATGGACGGCTCTTAAACCAGATGGCCGATCTGTGGAAATGGGAAAGCATCAAGATCTCTTCATGCAACACGTGTCCTTATCGGATGCTGGTACTTACCAGTGTGACGTTAGCAATGACTTGGGAAGTCAAAAGGCCAGCTTTTCAGTAGTCGTTCAAG CACCTCCTATGGATACCCTCATTGTAGCAAGTCCACAATCCACTCTGAAGGAAGGAGACTCTGTGAGCATTTTCTGCAACTCCAGCGGTGTTCCAGTGACACACGTGGAGCTCAGCAGGAGGGTGAACGGTGTAAAAACAGAGATAATTTCTAGTGGAAGTGCTGAAACATCAGTTACCATCGATTCCGTCAAGCTGGCCGACTCTGGCTTGTTTATGTGTGAGGCTTTCAATGATTATGGCAGACAGAACAGCATTCTCAATCTAACTGTTAAAG ctCATTTGCTAGAAGTGGCACTACAACCAGACAACGAGGTTGTGTTGGAGAAAGGCTCCAGATTGATCCTCTCCTGTCAGGCTTCAGGTTGTCCTCAACCCAAGTTCTCTTggaaaaatctttcaaaaatgcCGATACTCAGGCGACTTGAGACAGATGGCTTCCAGTCCCAGCTGGTTTTCGATCTAGTAGAGTTGGAAGATGAGGGAACTTACCTTTGTGAGGTCACATGTGGCTCAATCAAGAAGTCCAAACAGACAGAAGTGAAAGTGTTTT CATTTCCAACAAATCCTGTTGTGAAAGACTCTGGACCTTCTCTGGTGGGAGAGATGATGAAATTGACCTGCACTGCTCAGGAAGTTTTCCCGGCCAACCTTTTCCAAATCCTGTGGATGGATGGAGAGCGAGAAATGCATTCGGAAACTGGGTCATTTTCAAGTGGTACAATAAATCTGACTTCAGTGTATTCTTACCGTGTAAACACTGAAGACCAGGACAAACGCATCACCTGCAAAGTTTTGCTGGAAATGCGTGGTGTGCCAACTGCTCAAGCAGTAAAGACAGCATCTACTACACTGTCCGTTCACT ATCCCCCAAGAGCAACCAGTATAACTGTGAGCCCACTGACGGAGTTGAAAGAAGGAGAATCAGTGAGCATTTCTTGCCTTTCCGACAGCTTTCCAGTGGGGCGTACAGTGCTGAGCAGGGTGATGAATGGTGGACAAACAGAGCTAATGACCAGTTATGGGCTTGAAACATTGTTTACCTTCCCTTCGGTCGGGCTGGATGACTCTGGCGTCTATGTTTGTGAAACCTCTAATATGTACGGAAGCCACAACGATAGTGTGGAGATTACCGTGAAAG CACCACCCAGGAATACAACAGTGGAGATCCTTCCATCCACAGATGTTCAAGAGGGGCAGAATATCACCATCTGTTGTCGCTCCGTGAGCTTCCCTCCTCCTACGGTGGTCCTCAGCAAGCTGAATAGCGAGAAAATTGTCTACTCTCTTGATGGTGTATTCCTGCTGATCAACCTCACTCCTAACGACACAGGCCTTTATCAGATCAACGTCACCAATTACCTGGGCTACGAGACTGAGATTTTCAATATTAGTGTGATGG AGAAAAGAGTCAACCCTCCATTAGGCTGGAAAGACTTTCTAATGCCTGCGATGTGCCTGGGAGTTGCTGCTGCGCTGCTCGGTGTTGTGGTGTACGTGTGGAGAGCTAGAAAGAAGGGATCATACGACTTTACAAAGTGCAATCTGAGCACTGTGTAG
- the gpr88 gene encoding probable G-protein coupled receptor 88 has protein sequence MPNDTDVPLSACALGRGSRISLATIYCFMCVLGTVLNLLVIYLVVTFKKLRTASNAFIVNGCVADLLVCAFWMPHEAVATSTGTFLVIGYQAFKEALLFLGITVSLLSHSLIAVNRYVLITKTPAVYQSLYQKRNTEWMIAGSWLISLGSLFPWITSFRYPPERCRDAEDASFAKGTSVSVLSSRFATGTLAFTIIGQTLVVVYCYFKIFRRVQRSVKRVSILNFQIVNNLPYSFPRKDKRLGFYVLAVCFIFILTTEPIFWVLVAGLFAPVPVVLWTSTWIVFCTIFVSNPFLYTWKNEEFRKSFRSVMRGDFLRGSTVGVEPITINTISHIFPRQNSRRAFLGEMN, from the coding sequence ATGCCAAACGACACAGACGTGCCGCTGTCGGCGTGTGCTCTGGGACGCGGCTCGCGCATCTCCCTCGCTACCATCTACTGCTTCATGTGCGTTCTGGGAACCGTCCTCAACCTCCTGGTGATCTATTTGGTGGTGACATTCAAGAAGCTTCGCACAGCCAGTAATGCGTTTATCGTGAACGGCTGCGTGGCGGATCTGCTGGTTTGCGCTTTCTGGATGCCCCACGAAGCCGTGGCCACCTCCACTGGGACTTTTTTGGTAATCGGTTACCAGGCGTTCAAAGAAGCGCTGCTGTTTCTGGGAATCACCGTGTCGCTGCTCTCCCACTCGCTTATTGCGGTCAACAGGTATGTCTTGATCACCAAAACACCTGCTGTGTATCAAAGCCTGTATCAGAAGAGAAACACCGAATGGATGATCGCAGGATCGTGGTTGATCTCCTTGGGCTCCTTGTTCCCGTGGATCACGTCCTTTCGGTATCCGCCCGAACGGTGTCGGGATGCTGAAGATGCTTCGTTCGCGAAGGGAACGTCGGTGTCTGTTTTGTCCAGTCGGTTTGCTACTGGTACACTTGCGTTTACTATCATCGGACAGACTTTGGTTGTGGTGTACTGCTACTTTAAAATCTTCCGCCGAGTGCAAAGAAGTGTGAAAAGAGTCAGTATTTTGAATTTCCAAATCGTGAACAACCTTCCTTATTCGTTCCCCAGAAAGGACAAGCGACTCGGCTTTTACGTTCTCGCCgtgtgctttatttttattcttacgACCGAGCCGATTTTTTGGGTTCTCGTCGCGGGACTCTTTGCCCCGGTGCCTGTGGTGCTTTGGACGTCAACGTGGATTGTGTTCTGCACTATATTCGTGTCCAATCCCTTTCTGTACACTTGGAAGAATGAGGAGTTTCGGAAGTCCTTCAGGTCTGTGATGAGAGGAGACTTCTTGCGGGGATCCACGGTTGGAGTCGAGCCCATCACCATCAATACTATTTCTCACATCTTCCCCAGACAAAACAGCCGCAGGGCATTTCTGGGTGAGATGAACTGA